TGTTCGTAGCCCCAAAAAAGCAAAAAGGGCACACCACGCGTGTGCCCATATTTTTTTACAACACTTTTGGCCGGTTTTTTGTTACCTATGCATCAAAACATCCAAAAAATGACAAAGCAATTGATCCGCCTCTTTACAGTATTTGGAGCAGCCTCCCTGCTGCTGAGTGCCTGTGCTTCACAGCAGGGTACCCCAACTGCCGCCAGTATGGGCAAAGACGCAAAAGGAAAATGGACGCTGAACAATGTAAGTTATGACGGTTTGCCTTCCACGGCCAAGGTGACCACTGTTTTTTCCAATATTCCACCCAAATGCCTCGAGGGCAGTGACTGGAACCTGCCATCCAATAAATACGGCAGTTTCGCTACCACTTCTTCTGCTAATGGCTGTACACCCGTTTCCCAGAACATCGTATGGTCTACCCTCAACCAGGGCGGCGTGGTGATGATCCAGTTCAAGGAACTGCTGGAAGGGGTGAAAGCCAAAAATATCTCAGACGGGTACCGGGTGGAACTGACTTCTGTTAACAATACCTCCATGGTATGGCGCGCACCGGTTACTTATGATGGCAAAACCGCTTATATCGTATATTCTTTTACAAGGAAATAATTAACGGGAAACCGGCTTAAAAAAGGGAAAAGCAGGGCAATTTTGTCCTGCTTTTTCCTTTTTAGTTATTGTATCTTTGCCCCTCGTTGAAAGAATTATGAAAGCATTTAATTTATTTATCAAATATCGTTTACCCCTGGGCATCCTGCTTTTGATAGGGGGTATTGCGCTGGGCCTTGCTTTTGGCTGGTGGGAAGCTGCTATTGTATTGCTGATAGCCGTTGTTTGTATCGTTACGCATTTCCTGTTTGGGCCTATGCGCCTGGTACAGGAAGCTGTGGAGGCTGGAGATGTGGATGGAGCCATGCGCATCCTGAATAGTATCCAGTTCCCGAAACTGCTGTACAAACCCATCCGTTCCGGGTATTACCTGATGCAAAGTAACCTGGCCATGCAGAATGAAGATCTGGACAAAGCGGAATCTGCCGTAAGGGCCAGTATCAAATCCGGCAGTCCTACCAGGGAACATGAAGGCATGCAGTATTTCCAACTGGGCATCATCGCTTCTCAGAAGAATGATACCAAAACAGCCAGCGAAAACCTGCGTAAAGCCCTCAAGCTGGGCCTGCCAGACAAAGAAAATACCGCCGCCGCTTTATTGCAGCTCTGCTCTATTTCTATGGGTCGCCGGGATTTTAAAGCTGCCAAAGAGTATTTCC
This DNA window, taken from Chitinophaga niabensis, encodes the following:
- a CDS encoding tetratricopeptide repeat protein, which translates into the protein MKAFNLFIKYRLPLGILLLIGGIALGLAFGWWEAAIVLLIAVVCIVTHFLFGPMRLVQEAVEAGDVDGAMRILNSIQFPKLLYKPIRSGYYLMQSNLAMQNEDLDKAESAVRASIKSGSPTREHEGMQYFQLGIIASQKNDTKTASENLRKALKLGLPDKENTAAALLQLCSISMGRRDFKAAKEYFRRAKEQKPTTEQIKSQIKEMDKYISRMPG